Proteins encoded together in one Carya illinoinensis cultivar Pawnee chromosome 3, C.illinoinensisPawnee_v1, whole genome shotgun sequence window:
- the LOC122305029 gene encoding uncharacterized protein LOC122305029 isoform X1, whose product MSSKNHNYQIHHVAYAPLPPIPTTQNVVVLPIYQPPPSRHRSRHYLVYATATILLFLTIFLLYPSDPTIQLALVRLNSVRVNSSPGLTLDLSFSLTVKVYNRNFFSLDYNSLVVAVGYRGRELGFVSSQGGRVRARSPSYVNATVDLNGFEVIHDVFYLLQDLARGVIPFDTDTEVNGAIGLLFFKIPLKARVSCEVHVNTNDQTIVHQDCYPEGPGSGRVWIMMGWI is encoded by the exons ATGAGTTCGAAGAACCACAACTACCAGATCCACCACGTCGCCTACGCCCCCCTCCCTCCAATCCCCACCACCCAAAACGTCGTCGTCCTCCCCATCTACCAACCACCTCCGAGTCGCCATCGGAGTCGCCACTATCTCGTCTACGCCACCGCCACTATCCTCCTCTTCCTAACCATCTTTCTCCTCTACCCATCCGACCCGACCATCCAACTCGCTCTAGTCCGCCTCAACAGCGTCCGAGTCAATTCGTCGCCTGGACTCACCCTCGAcctctccttctctctcacCGTCAAGGTCTACAACCGGAACTTCTTCTCCCTCGACTACAACTCCCTTGTCGTCGCTGTCGGCTACCGAGGGAGGGAGCTGGGGTTTGTCAGCTCCCAGGGCGGGCGCGTGAGGGCCAGATCTCCTTCGTATGTGAACGCCACGGTCGACCTCAATGGGTTCGAGGTGATTCACGACGTGTTTTACTTGCTTCAAGATTTGGCGAGGGGTGTAATCCCTTTTGATACTGATACAGAAGTGAATGGAGCAATAGGGCTGCTCTTCTTCAAAATTCCTCTTAAG GCAAGAGTATCTTGTGAGGTGCATGTAAATACGAATGACCAGACAATTGTCCACCAAGATTGCTACCCTGAG ggccCGGGCAGCGGAAGAGTGTGGATAA
- the LOC122305029 gene encoding uncharacterized protein LOC122305029 isoform X2: MSSKNHNYQIHHVAYAPLPPIPTTQNVVVLPIYQPPPSRHRSRHYLVYATATILLFLTIFLLYPSDPTIQLALVRLNSVRVNSSPGLTLDLSFSLTVKVYNRNFFSLDYNSLVVAVGYRGRELGFVSSQGGRVRARSPSYVNATVDLNGFEVIHDVFYLLQDLARGVIPFDTDTEVNGAIGLLFFKIPLKARVSCEVHVNTNDQTIVHQDCYPE, from the exons ATGAGTTCGAAGAACCACAACTACCAGATCCACCACGTCGCCTACGCCCCCCTCCCTCCAATCCCCACCACCCAAAACGTCGTCGTCCTCCCCATCTACCAACCACCTCCGAGTCGCCATCGGAGTCGCCACTATCTCGTCTACGCCACCGCCACTATCCTCCTCTTCCTAACCATCTTTCTCCTCTACCCATCCGACCCGACCATCCAACTCGCTCTAGTCCGCCTCAACAGCGTCCGAGTCAATTCGTCGCCTGGACTCACCCTCGAcctctccttctctctcacCGTCAAGGTCTACAACCGGAACTTCTTCTCCCTCGACTACAACTCCCTTGTCGTCGCTGTCGGCTACCGAGGGAGGGAGCTGGGGTTTGTCAGCTCCCAGGGCGGGCGCGTGAGGGCCAGATCTCCTTCGTATGTGAACGCCACGGTCGACCTCAATGGGTTCGAGGTGATTCACGACGTGTTTTACTTGCTTCAAGATTTGGCGAGGGGTGTAATCCCTTTTGATACTGATACAGAAGTGAATGGAGCAATAGGGCTGCTCTTCTTCAAAATTCCTCTTAAG GCAAGAGTATCTTGTGAGGTGCATGTAAATACGAATGACCAGACAATTGTCCACCAAGATTGCTACCCTGAG